A genomic region of Nitrospinota bacterium contains the following coding sequences:
- the serC gene encoding 3-phosphoserine/phosphohydroxythreonine transaminase, translating to MPRKYNFSAGPAMLPEAVLKQAQEELPDWHGSGASIMEMSHRGKEFVSVHAEAEKDVRELLDVPDNYKVLFLQGGATAQFATIPMNLLRGKTKADYIWTGAWGKKAIAEAKKYCDVNVAASSEADKFTTIPPFEKWSLSSDAAYVHYTPNETIGGVEFHWIPDTGDVPLVGDFSSTILSRPIDVNRFGLIYAGAQKNIGPAGVTLVIVRDDLIGNSLSTTPSVFDYAQQAEADSMLNTPPTYTLYLAGLVFKWVKKQGGLSAMKKLNENKANKLYATIDNSNFYSNPVEKGSRSWMNIPFVLANADLDKEFLAGAEDAGLTTLKGHRSVGGMRASIYNAMPEAGVDALIDYMKDFEKRKA from the coding sequence ATGCCCAGAAAATATAATTTTAGTGCTGGCCCAGCGATGTTACCAGAAGCCGTGTTGAAGCAGGCCCAAGAAGAATTGCCGGATTGGCATGGTTCTGGGGCTTCGATCATGGAGATGAGTCACAGAGGTAAGGAGTTTGTATCTGTTCACGCGGAAGCGGAAAAGGATGTCCGTGAACTGTTGGATGTACCTGACAATTATAAGGTATTGTTCTTACAAGGGGGTGCGACGGCTCAGTTTGCAACCATTCCCATGAATCTGCTTCGTGGGAAAACTAAAGCTGATTATATTTGGACTGGCGCATGGGGAAAGAAAGCCATTGCTGAGGCAAAAAAATATTGCGATGTGAATGTTGCGGCTTCGTCTGAAGCTGATAAATTCACCACCATTCCTCCCTTTGAGAAGTGGTCCTTGAGTTCAGATGCGGCTTATGTGCACTACACTCCAAACGAAACAATAGGTGGTGTGGAATTTCATTGGATTCCCGATACCGGGGATGTGCCTCTGGTTGGTGATTTTTCTTCGACGATTTTATCCCGTCCAATAGATGTGAATCGTTTTGGGCTGATTTATGCGGGCGCGCAAAAAAATATTGGACCGGCGGGCGTCACGTTAGTAATTGTTCGCGATGATCTTATTGGGAATTCGTTATCTACGACCCCGAGTGTTTTCGATTACGCGCAACAAGCTGAAGCGGATTCAATGTTAAATACTCCTCCGACATATACTCTCTACTTGGCGGGCCTGGTCTTCAAGTGGGTGAAAAAACAAGGGGGTCTTTCCGCTATGAAAAAATTGAACGAAAACAAGGCCAATAAATTGTATGCCACAATTGATAATTCAAACTTCTATAGTAATCCCGTGGAAAAAGGTTCGCGGTCCTGGATGAATATACCATTTGTTTTGGCCAATGCTGACTTGGACAAAGAATTTTTAGCAGGTGCGGAGGATGCCGGGTTAACCACCCTGAAAGGTCATCGTTCAGTCGGAGGAATGCGAGCGAGTATCTATAACGCCATGCCTGAAGCTGGTGTTGATGCCCTGATTGATTATATGAAGGATTTTGAAAAGCGTAAGGCCTAA
- a CDS encoding phosphoglycerate dehydrogenase has product MKVLVSDNLSATGVEILKKESGIEVDVKTGLPKEELIKIIPAYEGLIVRSATKVVAEIIEAADNLKVIGRAGVGVDNIDLVAAGKKGIIVMNAPEGNMITTAEHTMALLMSLSRNIPQASFALKNRKWAPKEFMGVELFEKTLGIIGLGRIGSHVAERARAFQMKILGYDPFITRERAELLGVELVEMEVLLAQSDFISLHTPGQADGTALLGKKQFDKMKTGVRIVNCARGSLIDDTALIASIKDKKVAGAALDVYQNEPLDLDSPLLQVNEIICTPHLGASTGEAQVKVATSMCDQIIDYLKNGNVRNAVNVPSIDAETLVQIKPNIILGEDLGSFISQLVDSPITLVEVKYMGEVSTLQVKPVTNAILKGLFNRSVDGVNMVNAPFLAKERGIEVHESISNEVHEYTSTVQVQITSEKGSRSVTGSIFGKGDSRIVQFDEYSMEAVLSKNMLVLKNMDVPGVIGNLGNILGKNNLNIAGMHLGRQGETNNAVAIINIDSPPTTETLRELRDTSHILSVDSVTL; this is encoded by the coding sequence ATGAAAGTTCTTGTATCTGATAATCTCTCGGCAACGGGGGTTGAAATACTAAAAAAAGAGTCTGGAATTGAAGTAGATGTAAAAACTGGTCTTCCAAAGGAGGAATTGATAAAAATCATTCCCGCTTATGAGGGGCTAATTGTCCGAAGTGCCACTAAAGTGGTTGCAGAAATTATTGAAGCGGCTGACAACCTTAAGGTGATTGGACGAGCTGGGGTGGGTGTGGATAATATTGATTTAGTGGCAGCTGGGAAAAAAGGAATTATTGTAATGAATGCGCCAGAAGGCAATATGATAACTACTGCTGAGCATACTATGGCGTTACTGATGTCCCTGTCCCGAAATATTCCACAAGCAAGTTTTGCATTAAAAAATAGAAAGTGGGCCCCAAAAGAATTCATGGGAGTAGAGCTCTTTGAAAAAACACTTGGTATTATAGGATTAGGTCGAATAGGTTCTCATGTCGCCGAAAGAGCGCGCGCTTTCCAAATGAAAATTTTGGGGTATGATCCATTTATTACCCGGGAAAGAGCTGAGTTACTTGGTGTAGAATTGGTAGAAATGGAGGTTTTGCTTGCTCAATCAGACTTTATTAGCTTACATACCCCTGGGCAGGCGGATGGCACAGCGCTTTTAGGGAAAAAGCAGTTTGACAAAATGAAAACGGGCGTTCGTATTGTAAACTGTGCTCGAGGTTCCTTAATCGATGATACGGCACTGATTGCATCAATCAAAGATAAAAAGGTTGCTGGAGCAGCTTTAGATGTTTATCAAAATGAACCCCTGGATCTTGATAGTCCTCTCCTTCAAGTTAACGAAATTATTTGTACCCCTCACCTAGGCGCTTCTACTGGAGAAGCACAAGTGAAGGTAGCAACTTCGATGTGCGATCAAATCATTGACTATCTTAAGAATGGTAATGTACGTAATGCGGTTAATGTACCGTCAATTGATGCTGAAACTCTAGTCCAAATAAAGCCCAATATCATCTTGGGTGAAGATCTAGGTAGTTTTATTTCTCAACTAGTTGATAGCCCTATTACACTTGTAGAGGTTAAATATATGGGTGAAGTTTCTACACTACAGGTAAAACCTGTCACAAATGCCATTTTAAAAGGTCTTTTCAACCGCTCTGTTGATGGAGTCAATATGGTCAACGCACCTTTTCTTGCAAAAGAAAGAGGAATTGAAGTGCATGAGTCAATTAGTAACGAAGTGCACGAATATACTAGTACTGTTCAAGTACAAATCACTAGTGAGAAAGGGTCGCGAAGTGTAACAGGAAGTATTTTTGGTAAAGGAGATTCCAGAATCGTGCAGTTTGATGAATACAGTATGGAAGCTGTTCTCTCAAAAAATATGCTCGTTCTAAAAAATATGGATGTCCCGGGAGTGATCGGCAACCTTGGAAATATTCTCGGCAAAAATAACCTGAATATCGCGGGCATGCATCTGGGTCGACAAGGAGAAACCAACAATGCGGTTGCCATCATTAATATAGATTCGCCGCCTACAACTGAAACCCTGCGGGAGTTACGCGATACCTCCCACATCCTCAGCGTTGACAGCGTTACCCTTTAG
- a CDS encoding peptidylprolyl isomerase, with product MMAKERKVKKVQARHILVGKKELAEELKEKIDQGEEFTKLAEEYSECPSKKRGGDLGWFGKGAMVRPFEVAAFTANEGDVVGPVKTEFGWHLIYVYEIQEDVNPDAGPPTGDEDADEDTLRLVAENYAHEFMMLGYTSKKVLSLFTSPHFKSANTVYNILGPDAINEVIANVFGQKVESTVSKDNEDDEKKEE from the coding sequence ATCATGGCGAAAGAGAGAAAAGTTAAAAAGGTACAGGCCCGTCATATTCTTGTGGGTAAGAAAGAGCTTGCTGAGGAGTTGAAGGAGAAAATTGACCAGGGCGAGGAATTCACAAAGCTGGCCGAGGAGTATAGTGAGTGCCCTTCAAAAAAACGGGGAGGAGATCTTGGGTGGTTCGGTAAAGGAGCCATGGTTCGTCCTTTTGAAGTTGCCGCGTTCACTGCCAATGAAGGCGATGTGGTTGGCCCGGTCAAGACAGAGTTTGGCTGGCACTTGATATATGTCTACGAGATTCAGGAAGATGTTAACCCCGATGCAGGGCCGCCAACGGGCGATGAAGATGCCGATGAAGATACCCTGCGACTGGTAGCAGAAAATTATGCACATGAGTTTATGATGCTGGGATACACCAGTAAAAAGGTTTTGAGTCTTTTTACCAGCCCGCATTTTAAATCAGCGAATACGGTCTATAACATTTTAGGGCCGGATGCGATTAATGAAGTGATCGCAAATGTATTCGGCCAGAAGGTTGAGTCTACGGTATCTAAAGATAATGAGGATGACGAGAAAAAAGAAGAATGA
- a CDS encoding DUF1566 domain-containing protein: protein MEKSVDLKKRFVDNGDGTVTDLQTKLIWKQTDSFQDTSKWVNWYKALEYIKGLRNEKFAGYDDWRMPTLEEAESLYDEDHVIRDMDRMDIYISDTFSPGGGFTSWTSNELPHATAAIFYYRYGHGNANHKEDITKDSVRAVRDIEKREDAGGAFKQYPGFSDSPLPR from the coding sequence TTGGAGAAAAGCGTGGATTTAAAAAAACGATTTGTAGATAACGGCGATGGTACAGTTACCGATTTGCAAACCAAGCTGATATGGAAACAAACGGACTCTTTTCAGGATACCAGCAAATGGGTGAATTGGTATAAGGCATTGGAATACATCAAGGGGCTGAGAAACGAGAAATTTGCTGGATATGATGACTGGAGAATGCCGACTCTGGAAGAGGCAGAAAGCCTTTATGATGAGGATCATGTTATTCGAGATATGGATCGCATGGATATTTACATTAGCGATACATTCTCACCTGGTGGTGGTTTTACGAGCTGGACATCGAACGAACTTCCCCATGCTACGGCTGCGATCTTTTATTATCGTTATGGTCATGGGAACGCTAACCACAAAGAAGATATTACTAAGGATTCAGTGCGGGCTGTTCGAGACATCGAAAAGCGCGAAGATGCGGGTGGAGCTTTTAAACAATATCCAGGGTTTTCAGATTCTCCTCTTCCCCGCTGA
- a CDS encoding DUF1566 domain-containing protein: protein MGEQGSGKGGERFIEGDGDTVIDAAKRLVWLKKDTWQLAGKWMNQRQTKEFAASLNLKRFAGFSNWRIPTAEEGKSLFDKKLKNTDNMGQVIHIPSLFEPGCGFLCWTSDVRHNIQGVRISFRKGAIMYDDIFRVSRGTTRLVRNIDKQDD from the coding sequence ATGGGTGAACAAGGCTCAGGAAAAGGTGGCGAGCGATTTATAGAAGGGGATGGCGACACGGTTATTGATGCTGCTAAACGTCTTGTCTGGCTTAAAAAAGATACCTGGCAATTGGCTGGGAAATGGATGAACCAACGCCAGACTAAAGAGTTTGCTGCAAGTCTTAACCTGAAGCGGTTTGCCGGTTTTTCCAACTGGAGAATTCCCACGGCAGAGGAGGGTAAAAGCCTCTTCGATAAAAAACTGAAAAATACAGATAATATGGGACAGGTAATTCATATACCCAGCTTGTTTGAACCCGGGTGTGGTTTTTTGTGCTGGACCAGCGATGTTCGTCATAATATACAAGGTGTGCGCATCAGCTTCCGAAAAGGAGCGATCATGTATGATGATATTTTTCGTGTGTCCAGAGGGACGACAAGACTGGTCCGAAATATCGATAAGCAGGATGACTGA
- a CDS encoding DUF1566 domain-containing protein, translating to MEEIKLESQYLDNGDGTVTDPKHDLMWMKKDTWVDLGRLITWHESQELARKMNEEKFAGYSNWRIPSASEAKYLFHQSASNTDVEGCEIHIDPVFTSGCGFSTWTSQTRGAKAAMAYDYRSDYEFWLAKENDGFPSAVRLVRDNITEEEDPDFVRIEVHKNGTITDHKTGLMWKAADSYMELDKWVSWDEAKTYVQELNKTRFCGYQNWRMPTRKEAQAIYDASNPVTDNYGDMVFLVKGFPAGSGLTCWTKTLNKSDKGLAIRFHYYNGDYKWHQMGLRSHGVRAVRDMENEHKRYG from the coding sequence ATGGAAGAGATTAAATTAGAATCACAATACCTGGATAACGGAGATGGAACCGTTACAGACCCGAAGCATGACTTGATGTGGATGAAAAAGGACACATGGGTTGACTTGGGCCGTTTGATCACCTGGCATGAAAGCCAGGAGTTAGCGCGCAAGATGAATGAGGAAAAATTTGCTGGATACAGCAACTGGCGAATACCTTCCGCTTCAGAGGCCAAATACCTATTTCATCAATCAGCCAGCAACACAGATGTCGAAGGATGTGAAATTCATATTGACCCTGTTTTTACTTCAGGGTGCGGGTTTTCGACCTGGACCAGCCAAACCCGCGGTGCCAAAGCAGCTATGGCCTATGACTATCGCTCAGATTACGAATTCTGGCTGGCGAAGGAAAATGACGGTTTCCCAAGTGCTGTGCGTCTGGTCAGGGATAATATAACTGAAGAAGAAGATCCAGACTTTGTCCGTATTGAAGTTCATAAGAATGGCACCATTACTGATCACAAAACAGGGCTGATGTGGAAAGCAGCGGACTCATACATGGAACTCGATAAATGGGTAAGCTGGGATGAAGCCAAAACTTACGTTCAGGAGTTAAACAAGACAAGGTTTTGTGGCTATCAGAACTGGCGTATGCCAACAAGAAAAGAGGCCCAGGCAATTTATGATGCTTCAAATCCTGTCACGGATAACTATGGTGATATGGTTTTTTTAGTCAAGGGTTTCCCCGCCGGGTCTGGTTTGACTTGCTGGACCAAAACATTGAATAAGTCTGACAAGGGTCTGGCCATACGTTTTCATTACTATAATGGGGACTATAAGTGGCACCAAATGGGATTACGCAGCCACGGTGTCCGGGCAGTTCGGGATATGGAAAACGAACATAAAAGATATGGGTGA
- a CDS encoding DUF1566 domain-containing protein, translated as MTEELPQKADQSLAKKDDKPKRFVEKGRDVIFDNKTRLYWLKKDSWQDKGKFFNWHEAVEFADKKNLRKIGGFDDWRLPNVDEVASLYDESCQTPGKGGVTLHIDPVFPEGAFKTAWMAGDTSTRRPRFDYSEGKVVSVEEYSFGSVRICRKDKVMKSQSPSRRK; from the coding sequence ATGACAGAAGAACTTCCACAAAAAGCTGACCAGTCTCTGGCCAAGAAAGATGATAAACCAAAGCGGTTTGTCGAGAAGGGCCGTGATGTTATTTTTGATAATAAAACACGTCTTTACTGGTTGAAAAAGGATTCATGGCAAGACAAGGGCAAGTTTTTTAACTGGCATGAAGCCGTAGAGTTTGCCGATAAAAAAAACCTCAGAAAAATAGGTGGATTTGATGACTGGAGGTTGCCCAATGTCGATGAAGTCGCATCATTATATGACGAGTCTTGCCAAACTCCTGGCAAGGGTGGGGTGACCCTGCATATAGACCCGGTTTTTCCCGAGGGTGCTTTTAAAACGGCATGGATGGCTGGTGATACTTCTACCCGCAGGCCTCGTTTCGATTACAGTGAAGGCAAGGTTGTCAGTGTTGAGGAATATAGTTTTGGCTCAGTTCGAATTTGTAGAAAAGATAAAGTTATGAAGAGCCAATCCCCTTCACGTAGAAAATAA
- a CDS encoding DUF1566 domain-containing protein — MSENDDPTEFDESVDPEALEDEVETEWVGEDEWGDEDEEDVAVVEEELPNFIDNGDGTISDTRSNLMWKQDDSYKEYSYGINWFEAHDYCEMLNEKKFAGFDDWRLPSGEEAKSLFSFTQTNYDKDDAETHISDLFEPGGGHNTWTYEEKPDYQQYAQKFSYVTGNDMWEHKDNEYSHCRVTRDVVQDVWEPEWRKGTKAFER, encoded by the coding sequence ATGTCTGAAAATGATGATCCCACAGAATTTGATGAGTCTGTAGATCCGGAAGCTCTGGAAGATGAAGTCGAGACCGAGTGGGTTGGTGAAGATGAATGGGGAGATGAGGATGAAGAAGATGTTGCCGTTGTGGAGGAAGAACTTCCTAATTTCATCGATAACGGCGATGGAACCATTAGCGATACCCGGTCCAACCTGATGTGGAAACAAGATGATTCGTACAAAGAGTATAGTTATGGAATCAACTGGTTCGAGGCCCACGATTATTGTGAAATGCTGAATGAAAAAAAGTTTGCGGGCTTTGATGATTGGAGATTACCCAGCGGTGAAGAGGCCAAAAGCCTTTTCTCGTTCACTCAAACTAATTATGATAAGGATGATGCTGAAACGCATATTTCAGATTTGTTTGAGCCGGGCGGTGGTCATAATACATGGACCTACGAAGAAAAACCCGATTATCAGCAATATGCGCAAAAATTCAGTTATGTGACGGGTAATGATATGTGGGAGCACAAGGATAATGAATATTCCCATTGCCGAGTAACCCGTGATGTGGTTCAGGATGTTTGGGAACCCGAATGGCGGAAAGGTACAAAAGCTTTCGAACGTTAA
- a CDS encoding DUF1566 domain-containing protein, with protein MWVLRDSRQELGKWLNWDEGHAYVKACNEQNYLGYNDWRLPTKSEVRSLFRHQDEYREVFLNLPKKPARRVSNYQAGGETCVWTSETRYDSYAWKSYFPNMREVCVDQSVSTTGTSVRMVRDMD; from the coding sequence ATGTGGGTGTTGAGAGATTCCAGGCAGGAATTAGGGAAATGGCTGAATTGGGATGAAGGGCATGCATATGTAAAAGCCTGTAACGAACAAAATTATTTGGGATATAACGATTGGCGGTTACCTACCAAAAGTGAAGTTCGTTCTTTGTTTAGACACCAAGATGAATACCGCGAAGTGTTTTTAAACCTTCCTAAAAAGCCAGCAAGGCGGGTTTCTAATTACCAAGCGGGAGGTGAAACCTGTGTGTGGACCTCTGAAACACGCTACGACTCTTATGCTTGGAAAAGCTATTTCCCAAATATGAGAGAGGTTTGTGTGGACCAGTCAGTATCGACAACCGGGACATCGGTGCGTATGGTCAGGGATATGGATTGA
- a CDS encoding DUF1566 domain-containing protein: protein MSDNRFIDNGDGTVSDNLTQLMWKKNDSYLDLLRFVSYTAALKYLNKQNEQSFAGYQDWRLPNKREAHSLFDTDKNLKDKYDMFVHIDSAFAEGCGHDTWTSNTRGKITAYVYSFSSGAGGHKEVDDVLNSSVRLVRGEFDNSKVNIAHVPEVRDKITQGGGWR from the coding sequence ATGAGCGACAACAGGTTTATAGATAATGGGGACGGGACGGTAAGTGATAACCTCACTCAATTGATGTGGAAGAAAAATGACTCGTATCTGGACCTTCTGAGATTCGTCAGTTATACGGCTGCTTTGAAATATCTGAATAAACAAAATGAACAATCTTTTGCCGGTTATCAGGACTGGCGGTTACCTAATAAAAGAGAGGCGCATTCCCTTTTTGATACAGATAAAAACCTGAAAGATAAATACGATATGTTTGTGCATATTGACTCGGCGTTTGCTGAAGGTTGTGGCCATGACACATGGACCAGCAATACTAGAGGTAAGATTACGGCCTATGTTTATTCTTTTAGCAGTGGTGCAGGGGGGCATAAGGAAGTTGATGATGTTCTCAACTCAAGTGTTCGTCTCGTGCGTGGTGAATTTGATAATTCTAAGGTCAATATTGCACATGTTCCTGAAGTCAGGGATAAAATCACACAGGGGGGTGGCTGGAGATAG
- a CDS encoding tetratricopeptide repeat protein, with the protein MMSEEEKEQESKEIEESKESAELQPDVGDAGETEEPEDSEFDDDEEEEVEFDLEDQVATFRQQIEEDPDNCVHHYNLGEALSELGQVEEARESFEQALLLDTNQEFSSIIHFGIGNLYYQQLMSGIQSTVVKSSVGLHSAHKKMNTISSVNDDDYAIPLREFEAAVQDISKLKADEEIVEYISKNAPQQIATVYYKWASDLFDKARQIENYGDEIKDIKQGLKYLKKTIDIDPNHTQANLMVKYGKKMIQEGYSIYDEYGFVAKEIPGAG; encoded by the coding sequence ATTATGAGCGAAGAAGAAAAAGAACAAGAATCTAAAGAAATAGAAGAATCGAAGGAAAGCGCTGAACTGCAGCCTGATGTGGGAGATGCGGGGGAGACTGAAGAACCTGAAGATTCAGAGTTTGACGATGATGAGGAAGAAGAGGTTGAGTTTGACCTCGAAGATCAGGTTGCGACCTTCCGGCAACAGATTGAAGAAGACCCCGATAACTGCGTGCATCATTACAACCTAGGGGAAGCTCTTTCAGAATTGGGGCAAGTTGAGGAAGCGCGAGAATCTTTTGAGCAGGCCCTATTGCTGGATACAAATCAGGAGTTCAGCTCGATCATTCACTTTGGTATCGGTAATCTTTATTATCAACAATTGATGTCGGGGATTCAGTCCACAGTTGTAAAAAGTTCTGTTGGCTTGCATTCGGCTCACAAGAAAATGAATACGATATCATCGGTGAATGATGACGATTATGCCATTCCTTTGCGTGAGTTTGAGGCGGCTGTCCAGGATATCTCGAAGTTGAAAGCCGATGAGGAAATTGTGGAGTACATTAGCAAGAACGCTCCCCAACAAATTGCCACTGTTTATTACAAATGGGCTTCTGATCTGTTTGATAAGGCACGTCAGATAGAAAACTATGGTGACGAAATCAAAGATATCAAGCAGGGGTTGAAATATCTTAAGAAAACCATCGATATAGATCCTAATCACACCCAGGCCAATCTGATGGTCAAATATGGGAAAAAGATGATTCAGGAAGGTTATAGTATTTACGATGAATACGGGTTTGTTGCCAAGGAAATCCCGGGTGCCGGGTAA
- a CDS encoding DUF1566 domain-containing protein, with protein MIPKSMIRFFHSLFKSLQLVFLVLAVCVPISVHADSGNNSTDEIFGGQILSLTEEKPPLTPSNDPRFQDNKDGTVTDLKTKLMWKKIDLYQEKKIWSSWDESQKLIESFNKEAYASYSDWRLPTRKELRTLYEEEKEIPWKYYWTENVIHIDPIFGYSHCCFWSSETYKDKYAWGFNYIGGKDYPSMRGGGQYHLSLSTIRPVRNILDTDPGLAAR; from the coding sequence ATGATCCCCAAAAGCATGATTCGATTTTTCCACTCATTGTTTAAGTCCCTTCAGCTTGTTTTTCTAGTGTTGGCAGTGTGTGTGCCGATTAGTGTGCATGCTGATTCTGGTAACAACAGTACGGACGAAATATTTGGCGGTCAGATTCTTTCGCTTACAGAAGAAAAGCCCCCACTAACACCTTCTAATGATCCGAGATTTCAGGATAATAAAGACGGCACTGTCACCGACCTGAAAACAAAGCTGATGTGGAAGAAAATAGACTTGTATCAGGAAAAAAAAATATGGTCTAGCTGGGATGAATCTCAGAAACTGATAGAAAGCTTTAATAAAGAAGCGTACGCAAGCTACTCAGACTGGCGATTGCCGACACGCAAGGAGCTTAGAACCCTTTATGAAGAAGAAAAAGAAATTCCCTGGAAATATTATTGGACCGAAAATGTAATTCATATCGATCCTATTTTTGGTTATTCGCATTGTTGTTTTTGGTCGAGTGAAACTTATAAAGATAAGTATGCCTGGGGATTTAATTATATTGGTGGTAAAGACTACCCGAGCATGAGAGGGGGAGGGCAGTATCACCTTTCTTTGTCTACCATCAGGCCAGTGAGAAATATTTTGGATACAGATCCGGGCCTTGCTGCCAGATAA
- a CDS encoding B12-binding domain-containing radical SAM protein — protein MKTALLFPPQWYPSQPYLALPTLKAHLESKGHEADQFDFNIESYEIFLSKNYLNHCVEIVRERLSAPAYKTEEQEVKSVYRDILSDTGFLDSVLNEVEDAKNVLRDEVRFFQFETYKKAYTTLKIAMKLISYAHFPSRLDLDSFFMMGNPEENLAGILSATADTVRNPFIRMYEDYLIDKVDWNDYRLAGLSIIHIGQVIPGLTLARLLRKKFKHLHIVIGGSVFNRHADLLNNKQALFEEFFHSAIVSEGEKPLEELVNHLKEEKPLSTVPNLIYMEEQKVIHNPKVEALPYEQLVCPSFDQLPLEKYLMPYPVLPYMSSRGCYWGKCTFCTHSFIYDSYYRKENETRVAEEIGYLGKKYKTKYFTFSDEAISPNAFNRMSKAILKQGVEMRSLGMLKFESGDKESPELFEDVYKAGFLMLFFGLESANDRILSIIDKGCDQETERSVLKNSSDAGIWNHLYLFFGFPTEERDEAEETIQFTVENSEVGTGTVHSVGQSIFALEKDSAIYHNPGKFKIDRIIHDPDRDMAIVFDFDIKAGMSRDEVMEVYENFDSVIEDTFPSRAIWNYLSREHFLLYLDHFGKEEILNMAKTTTSQ, from the coding sequence ATGAAAACCGCTCTGCTGTTTCCACCGCAATGGTATCCCAGCCAGCCCTATCTTGCTCTTCCTACCTTGAAGGCGCACCTGGAGTCGAAGGGACATGAGGCAGACCAGTTTGACTTTAATATAGAAAGTTATGAAATTTTCCTGTCAAAAAACTACCTGAATCATTGTGTGGAGATTGTCCGGGAACGGTTATCCGCTCCGGCCTATAAAACCGAGGAACAGGAAGTCAAATCCGTTTACCGGGATATTTTGTCAGACACAGGGTTTCTGGATTCCGTTCTGAATGAAGTGGAAGATGCAAAAAATGTCCTGCGGGATGAAGTACGGTTCTTCCAGTTTGAAACTTACAAAAAGGCATACACCACCCTGAAAATAGCCATGAAGCTCATTTCCTACGCCCACTTCCCAAGTCGGCTGGATCTGGACTCATTTTTCATGATGGGGAATCCTGAAGAAAACCTTGCAGGAATTCTATCTGCCACGGCTGACACAGTCCGAAACCCTTTCATCCGCATGTATGAAGATTACCTGATAGATAAAGTCGATTGGAACGATTACAGGCTGGCGGGATTATCCATCATCCATATCGGACAGGTCATACCCGGGCTGACCCTTGCACGACTGTTGCGTAAAAAGTTCAAGCATCTACACATCGTCATTGGTGGAAGCGTGTTCAACCGCCACGCCGACCTCCTCAATAACAAGCAGGCATTGTTTGAAGAATTTTTTCATAGTGCCATCGTCTCCGAAGGGGAAAAGCCTCTAGAAGAACTGGTCAACCATCTCAAAGAAGAAAAGCCCTTGTCGACCGTTCCCAACCTGATTTATATGGAAGAGCAAAAGGTCATTCACAACCCTAAAGTCGAAGCCCTTCCTTACGAGCAATTGGTGTGCCCGTCTTTCGACCAGTTGCCACTTGAAAAATATTTAATGCCTTACCCGGTTTTGCCCTATATGTCCAGTCGGGGTTGTTATTGGGGCAAATGCACGTTCTGCACACATAGTTTTATTTACGACTCCTATTACCGCAAAGAAAACGAAACACGGGTGGCGGAAGAAATCGGTTATCTCGGGAAAAAATATAAGACCAAATATTTTACATTTTCTGACGAAGCCATTTCCCCCAACGCGTTCAACCGCATGTCCAAAGCCATCCTGAAACAGGGGGTGGAAATGCGCTCCCTGGGTATGCTCAAGTTTGAATCGGGGGACAAGGAATCGCCGGAGCTTTTTGAAGATGTCTATAAGGCCGGATTCCTCATGCTGTTTTTTGGACTGGAAAGTGCCAACGACCGTATACTTTCCATCATCGACAAGGGTTGTGACCAGGAAACAGAACGGAGCGTATTGAAAAACAGTTCCGATGCCGGTATCTGGAACCACCTTTACTTGTTTTTCGGGTTTCCCACTGAGGAACGTGATGAAGCGGAAGAAACCATCCAGTTCACCGTTGAAAACTCAGAAGTCGGCACCGGCACCGTCCACTCGGTCGGGCAATCCATTTTCGCTTTGGAAAAAGATTCCGCCATCTACCACAATCCTGGCAAATTCAAAATCGACCGCATCATTCACGATCCGGACCGCGACATGGCTATTGTGTTCGACTTTGACATTAAAGCAGGGATGTCCCGGGATGAAGTGATGGAGGTCTACGAAAACTTCGATTCCGTGATTGAAGACACCTTCCCCTCCCGCGCTATCTGGAACTATCTGTCACGCGAACACTTCCTGCTCTACCTCGATCACTTCGGTAAAGAAGAAATTCTCAATATGGCAAAGACAACAACAAGCCAATAG